One stretch of Oncorhynchus keta strain PuntledgeMale-10-30-2019 chromosome 18, Oket_V2, whole genome shotgun sequence DNA includes these proteins:
- the scn3b gene encoding sodium channel subunit beta-3 isoform X3: MRTRIRVIMYSLLLLVLVVQVSRPVCVDVPSETEAVVGNPMKLTCISCMKREEVSAETRVDWYYISPDDEPIPIYLFDGHPRELEGPWRGRLVWNGSKDLQELSISILNVTMNDTGTYNCVVFRQFEFDSYSHSVTKTLVINLVVREEASDDTTALYSEIMMYVLLVFLTCWLLVEMVYCYRKISKSDEQAQDTATNYLAIPSENKDNLGVPVTE; encoded by the exons TGCAGGTGAGCAGgccagtatgtgtggatgtgccCTCGGAAACAGAGGCAGTCGTTGGGAACCCAATGAAACTGACCTGCATCTCCTgtatgaagagagaggaggtcagTGCAGAGACACGCGTTGACTGGTACTACATCTCACCTGACGACGAACCCATCCCT ATCTACCTGTTTGATGGGCACCCCAGGGAGCTGGAGGGACCTTGGCGGGGTCGCCTGGTGTGGAATGGAAGTAAAGACCTGCAGGAACTTTCCATCAGTATCCTCAACGTCACAATGAACGACACAGGCACCTATAATTGTGTGGTGTTCCGACAGTTTGAGTTTGACTCCTACTCGCACTCGGTTACCAAAACCCTGGTAATCAACCTGGTGGTCCGAGAGGAAG CCAGTGACGACACCACTGCCCTGTACTCAGAGATCATGATGTACGTCCTGCTGGTCTTCCTCACCTGCTGGCTCCTGGTGGAGATGGTTTACTGCTACAGGAAGATCTCCAAGTCAGACGAGCAGGCCCAGGACACCGC GACAAACTACCTAGCCATTCCCTCCGAAAATAAAGACAACCTGGGTGTTCCAGTTACAGAATAA